A section of the Cuniculiplasma divulgatum genome encodes:
- a CDS encoding DUF296 domain-containing protein, producing MQSKSEGNKIFLKIEYGEDIRDCLNSVLEKYHISSGEIEWGLGAAKNLEIGYYTGTEYIRKTYEGPLEMVVFHGSIASVEPRFHIHCSGAGADHIMVGGHFFSGTAIPLMEISITKFDQINIVREKSQKSGLMEATLL from the coding sequence ATGCAGTCTAAATCCGAAGGAAACAAGATCTTTCTTAAAATTGAATACGGCGAAGACATTCGGGATTGTCTCAATTCTGTTCTTGAGAAGTATCATATCAGTTCAGGTGAAATAGAGTGGGGGCTGGGAGCCGCAAAAAACCTGGAAATCGGTTATTACACCGGGACTGAGTACATACGCAAAACGTACGAAGGCCCACTTGAGATGGTTGTGTTTCATGGAAGCATTGCCTCTGTGGAGCCCAGGTTTCATATCCACTGCTCGGGTGCCGGAGCTGACCACATAATGGTCGGAGGACACTTCTTTTCTGGCACTGCGATACCTCTTATGGAGATCAGCATCACAAAGTTTGACCAGATCAATATTGTAAGGGAAAAGTCCCAGAAATCAGGCCTCATGGAAGCGACTCTTCTCTGA
- a CDS encoding histidine phosphatase family protein gives MKTLIFFLRHAVTESNKLGVWQCSIDEDLSQEGIEQVSAVVPIIASLSPDVIISSPMKRTVQTAEIIMKKVHPLDFRTCDDLRERTGGVIEGLTSNEIRERFKIEMTTILSDSIDGLPGVETLPAFLERINRTVDSIYREYEGRRILVVTHGGFMRGFYQSNIGAADGVVRFRNCSILGVTRENGRWSVFYSMGTDGSAT, from the coding sequence TTGAAGACCCTGATTTTCTTCCTGAGGCACGCCGTCACAGAATCGAATAAGCTTGGTGTATGGCAGTGCTCCATTGATGAGGATCTGAGCCAGGAGGGAATTGAACAGGTATCCGCCGTTGTTCCCATAATCGCATCTCTTTCACCGGATGTCATAATTTCAAGCCCAATGAAGCGAACTGTCCAGACTGCGGAGATCATCATGAAGAAAGTCCATCCCCTGGATTTCAGGACATGTGATGATCTCAGGGAACGTACAGGCGGAGTCATTGAGGGATTGACAAGTAATGAAATCAGGGAACGCTTCAAAATTGAAATGACCACCATACTCTCGGACTCCATCGACGGCCTGCCGGGAGTGGAAACACTTCCAGCGTTTCTTGAGAGGATAAACAGGACAGTTGACAGCATTTACAGGGAATATGAGGGCAGGAGGATTCTGGTGGTTACCCATGGCGGATTCATGCGCGGTTTCTACCAGAGCAACATAGGCGCGGCCGATGGGGTTGTGAGATTCAGGAACTGCTCCATCCTGGGAGTTACCAGGGAAAATGGCAGGTGGTCTGTGTTCTACAGCATGGGAACTGATGGCAGTGCCACCTGA
- a CDS encoding iron-containing redox enzyme family protein: MMKEDNNFYRETYNFVKKHSATNNEFIDRFARGDISRDEFMRFSREFYHFTREWPSILSVLLVNTPDEDDAANLTTILVSELGDDDPRKRHELLYRSYLRSLKMEPMDLVGSRQLPSTKAWLDGMRNYFAGDHFQALGAEFGLENMAIPMWDKILAGMKIWMQKHPEYSSIDLKYFTFHRELEEHHEEAMENVLGQHADDPVARKKFMEGAKGILDLEEKFWLGLSDSANRNI; this comes from the coding sequence GAAGACAATAACTTCTACAGGGAAACATACAACTTTGTGAAGAAGCACAGCGCAACCAACAACGAATTTATTGACAGGTTTGCGCGTGGGGATATTTCCAGGGATGAATTCATGAGGTTTTCCAGGGAATTTTACCACTTTACAAGGGAGTGGCCGTCAATACTTTCCGTGCTGCTGGTAAATACGCCTGACGAGGATGATGCAGCTAACCTCACCACAATCCTTGTGTCCGAACTTGGTGACGATGACCCCCGGAAAAGGCACGAACTCCTTTACAGATCGTACCTGAGAAGCCTGAAAATGGAACCCATGGATCTTGTTGGAAGCAGGCAGCTTCCCAGCACAAAGGCATGGCTTGACGGCATGCGGAACTACTTCGCCGGAGATCACTTCCAGGCTCTTGGGGCGGAATTCGGGCTTGAGAACATGGCAATACCAATGTGGGACAAGATCCTTGCCGGGATGAAGATATGGATGCAGAAACATCCGGAATATTCCAGCATTGATCTCAAGTATTTCACATTCCACCGGGAGCTGGAAGAACATCATGAGGAGGCAATGGAAAATGTGCTGGGACAGCATGCTGATGATCCAGTTGCCAGAAAGAAATTCATGGAGGGAGCAAAGGGAATACTGGACCTTGAGGAGAAGTTCTGGCTCGGCCTTTCGGACAGTGCCAACAGAAATATATGA